One genomic segment of Bacteroidota bacterium includes these proteins:
- a CDS encoding FtsX-like permease family protein, giving the protein MGKNKTSGSSAIPTVISIAMVLFMLGLLLVVLFTARKQSIALLENVEMTVMFKPDADEAEVQKIKTAIEGNQKVKSVQYLDKVAVNKAFSDEIGKDFVSTIGYYPLGSELRVYFKSEFASETNLIEVKTSLLEYTSVRDIVYKANLLDKINENVSKIGGILLALCIIFLLVSVTLINGTIRLGLFSQRFSIKTMQLVGATDGFIMKPFVAKAIVHGLYGTLIALLLLGVVVYGFYMYEQELVTYLNWLEYAMVGGALALFAFLLTLISSTFVTRKYLRMQVERLY; this is encoded by the coding sequence ATGGGTAAAAACAAAACATCGGGTTCATCGGCCATCCCTACGGTAATCAGTATTGCAATGGTACTTTTTATGCTTGGGTTGCTGCTGGTGGTGCTGTTTACAGCACGCAAGCAGTCGATAGCGCTGCTTGAGAATGTAGAGATGACCGTGATGTTTAAGCCTGATGCCGACGAAGCCGAAGTGCAGAAAATAAAAACGGCTATTGAAGGAAACCAGAAGGTGAAAAGTGTGCAGTACCTTGATAAGGTGGCTGTGAACAAAGCATTTTCTGATGAAATAGGGAAGGATTTTGTGAGTACTATCGGGTATTATCCGTTAGGTAGCGAGTTGAGGGTGTATTTTAAATCGGAGTTTGCTTCTGAAACTAATTTGATTGAGGTAAAAACCTCGTTGCTTGAATATACCTCTGTACGCGATATTGTTTACAAAGCCAACTTGCTGGATAAGATTAACGAAAACGTGAGCAAAATTGGCGGCATTTTGCTGGCTCTCTGCATCATCTTTTTGTTGGTTTCAGTAACACTGATTAACGGCACAATACGCTTGGGATTGTTTTCTCAGCGTTTTTCAATAAAAACCATGCAACTGGTGGGTGCCACCGATGGTTTTATTATGAAGCCTTTTGTGGCGAAAGCCATTGTACACGGCCTATACGGCACTCTTATAGCATTATTGCTGTTGGGCGTTGTGGTGTATGGCTTTTATATGTATGAACAAGAGCTGGTAACTTATCTTAACTGGCTTGAGTATGCAATGGTAGGAGGGGCGTTGGCTCTTTTTGCCTTTTTGCTTACCCTTATAAGCAGTACCTTTGTAACCCGCAAATATTTGCGCATGCAAGTGGAACGATTGTATTAA
- a CDS encoding JAB domain-containing protein, with protein MENRIIYTPIKQWAQEDRPREKLMLHGKGTLSQAELLAILISTGTKSKSAIDLAREILKKCGDDINHLAKMSVKELVKIDGIGEAKAISIVAAIELGGRRQIAEVKQKKSIGHSKDIYDLFKPKLADLMHEEFWILLLNQGLKIIGERQVSEGGMTSTAVDARKIFRLAIDEGAASIALAHNHPSGSLKPSNEDILLTNRLKEAGKLLDVKVIDHVIVAETGFYSFADEGML; from the coding sequence ATGGAGAACAGAATTATTTATACCCCCATTAAACAATGGGCACAAGAAGACCGCCCCAGAGAAAAATTAATGTTGCACGGAAAAGGCACCTTATCACAGGCTGAACTGCTGGCAATACTGATAAGTACAGGTACTAAATCCAAGTCGGCGATTGATTTGGCCAGAGAAATTTTAAAAAAATGTGGCGACGACATCAACCATTTGGCAAAAATGTCCGTTAAAGAGTTGGTAAAGATTGACGGAATTGGCGAAGCAAAGGCAATTAGCATTGTTGCAGCCATTGAATTGGGAGGAAGAAGGCAAATAGCCGAGGTGAAGCAGAAAAAATCAATTGGGCACAGCAAGGACATATACGACCTGTTTAAACCCAAACTGGCCGATTTGATGCACGAGGAGTTTTGGATATTGTTGCTAAACCAAGGACTGAAAATAATTGGTGAACGACAGGTGAGCGAGGGAGGAATGACAAGCACGGCAGTTGATGCCCGTAAAATATTCAGGCTGGCAATTGACGAAGGGGCGGCCAGTATTGCACTGGCGCATAACCACCCTTCGGGCAGTTTAAAACCCAGCAACGAGGATATTTTGCTAACCAACCGTCTGAAAGAAGCAGGCAAGCTATTGGATGTGAAAGTTATCGACCATGTAATAGTTGCCGAAACAGGTTTTTATAGCTTTGCTGATGAGGGAATGTTATAA
- a CDS encoding T9SS type A sorting domain-containing protein translates to MKRATTKVLLAFALLFGGAAYAQPGAPTPAFPADGAVKVGLNENLIWNNTFTVDSFRLQISTDTSFNTLVLDTTQGANILYKLRKGLLSNYVNYYWRVQGIDMIGAGPWSARSTFRTIDNLPLAPALLKPTNNFKNTPVFPDFIWANVPRAINFQIQLSATQGFTDTLRIDSVLNSGKNVLEFSYDTLKIGTTYFWRMRSENEAGWGAWSNVFSFESSFFPPTKPKLLAPADGSVNQYLTPTFDWTTSDQTTRYRIIVATDHNLTSIVYSDSSDKNSVLWFQDNNRLLNPSTTYHWTVAAGNDDNFYSRNSDTFSFTTSAINPPQRPVNLTPKTASVQHSRRPTFTWTETGPYPADSFYLHISTFNSFTDTARLVGTTTPTYTIPNNSPIMFDKVHYWRVVAKNDGGFSPWSYYWNLTTSINNPDVNAFTAKLYPNPATTSTSFEFELKQAQTVRIAVTDISGREVLEVYSGKLDASKHNIAINVAELPAGNYYTVISGADAMQAIPFIKQ, encoded by the coding sequence ATGAAAAGAGCTACTACTAAAGTTTTACTTGCTTTTGCCTTACTTTTCGGAGGTGCTGCCTATGCACAACCGGGAGCCCCAACTCCGGCTTTCCCTGCCGACGGTGCTGTGAAAGTAGGCCTAAACGAAAACTTGATTTGGAACAACACATTTACAGTTGATAGTTTCAGGCTACAAATTTCTACAGATACGTCTTTTAATACCCTTGTATTGGATACAACACAAGGAGCAAACATTTTATACAAACTGCGCAAGGGTTTACTTTCAAACTACGTAAACTACTACTGGCGCGTACAAGGTATTGATATGATTGGTGCCGGCCCATGGTCAGCAAGAAGCACTTTCAGAACCATCGATAACTTGCCGTTGGCTCCAGCGTTGCTAAAACCAACCAACAACTTTAAAAACACTCCCGTATTCCCTGATTTTATATGGGCCAACGTTCCCCGTGCCATAAACTTCCAAATACAACTGTCGGCCACACAAGGCTTCACTGATACATTGCGTATCGACAGTGTACTAAACAGCGGTAAAAACGTTTTGGAATTCTCATACGATACCTTGAAAATAGGCACTACCTATTTCTGGCGCATGAGGTCAGAAAACGAAGCAGGATGGGGCGCATGGTCAAACGTGTTCAGCTTTGAAAGCTCGTTTTTCCCGCCAACAAAACCAAAATTACTTGCACCTGCTGATGGTTCGGTTAACCAATACCTTACCCCAACTTTTGATTGGACAACTTCAGACCAAACAACCCGCTACCGTATCATAGTTGCTACCGACCACAATCTTACTTCGATTGTTTACAGCGACTCTTCTGATAAAAACTCGGTATTGTGGTTCCAAGATAATAACAGGTTGCTAAACCCAAGCACTACTTACCACTGGACTGTAGCTGCCGGTAACGATGACAACTTCTACAGCCGTAACTCTGATACTTTCAGCTTTACCACAAGTGCTATTAACCCTCCTCAAAGGCCAGTTAACCTAACTCCAAAAACTGCCAGCGTACAACACTCACGCAGGCCAACGTTTACTTGGACTGAAACCGGCCCATACCCTGCTGATAGCTTCTATCTGCATATTTCTACATTCAACTCATTTACTGATACTGCCCGTTTAGTAGGTACCACTACCCCCACTTATACTATCCCAAACAACAGCCCAATAATGTTTGATAAAGTACATTACTGGCGTGTAGTTGCTAAAAACGACGGTGGTTTCTCTCCTTGGTCATACTACTGGAATTTGACAACTTCAATCAACAACCCTGATGTGAACGCTTTTACAGCTAAACTATATCCAAACCCTGCTACCACTTCAACTTCGTTTGAATTTGAATTGAAACAAGCACAAACCGTGCGCATAGCAGTAACAGATATCAGTGGCCGTGAAGTACTAGAAGTTTACTCAGGTAAACTTGACGCATCAAAACACAATATTGCCATTAACGTAGCTGAGCTACCTGCCGGTAACTATTACACAGTTATTTCAGGAGCTGACGCCATGCAGGCAATACCTTTCATCAAGCAATAA